TAAAACCTATAGTTCAGTAATAGCTAAGGAAAACATTTATAATATAAATGCttaatttttaataataattaaaaaaaaatatgatttgATGAAAATTACATTTCGTGATCTGGAAAGAGTTTCCAGATTTCACCACGCAGCATTCATCAGGGTTGGTAGAAAGCCCAGGTTTCTACTTAAAGCCCCATGGGTTAGGGCGGGTTAGTCTAGGGTTAGTTTTTTATCTATTTACTCAATAGATACAaaattgaaaattaaatttattagaAATAACTACATTGGCACATATATTAAAGCAAAGTTTTTGTTAACCAAcccaactttaaactaaaaaatctgGCCCAGATGGGATAGTGGATTGCTacctcaccaaccaccactacctccctGATATTGCTACCTCtccaaccaccactacctccctGATATTGCTacctcaccaaccaccactacctccctGATATTGCTacctcaccaaccaccactacctccctGATATTGCTacctcaccaaccaccactacctccctGATATTGCTacctcaccaaccaccactacctccctGATATTGCTacctcaccaaccaccactacctccctGATATTGCTacctcaccaaccaccactacctccctGATATTGCTACCTCtccaaccaccactacctccctGATATTGCTacctcaccaaccaccactacctccctGATATTGCTacctcaccaaccaccactacctccctGATATTGCTacctcaccaaccaccactacctccctGATATTGCTacctcaccaaccaccactacctccctGATATTGCTacctcaccaaccaccactacctccctGATATTGCTacctcaccaaccaccactacctccctGATATTGCTacctcaccaaccaccactacctccctGATATTGCTacctcaccaaccaccactacctccctGATATTGCTacctcaccaaccaccactacctccctGATATTGCTacctcaccaaccaccactacctccctGATATTGCtacctcactaaccacaccacacccctacgcaatcgaatattttaaattcaaatcccgGAGAGAAAATCCCGTAGGTGAATTTGGTCAGTTATTAAGAGGGATCTGTTATAGGGAGGTTCCAATTTGGGAAGATGCACTGTAATATATTAGTAAAGATATTACTTATTATAACCTCACAACAAAAGAATCTCTCACAAAGCTTCCCCATggacaaataaaaaaaaggaatTACTCCCATGAGGCAATGTCTATCTGCAACATTAATTCTGGCAAATCATATCCTCACCACATGCCAAAATTATTGTCAATAATATGATATGAACATGTAATAAAATAATGCTAGACAATTCAATATCATATCTAAAATTTATTAGTCTTCATATATTTCATTCAATATAAACAGACATAATTTGTGCTGAATGACCTATGATGTTTCACACATGGTCAGTCTAACAATCCATCCAAAAGGTAACCGTAAAAGGGATATTTATTCATACAAGTGGGTCTTGAAAGTTTAAAAAAAAGCTTAATAATAAAGTATGAAATTCCTAGTGGATAATCCATAGTACTAGACTGACTTTGAAGATTTTTTAATTTAATATGTTAAATTTGAAGTGAATTGACTAACAGCAAGAAACTTACCGGCTGAAAGCCAGAGGGTCCAGCGAAGGCGTGATGGTATGAGGCAGAAGTACCTGCTAGGGCACTAGAGGCAGCTTGTTGTAAGAACTCGGGTAGATCATTACTTAAGTCCCCTCCTAGGTCACCTCCACTATCTTCCTCTTTGTAACCATCTCCACTCATGTTATATGAATCACGGTTGACATCTCCTGTATCATCTTCCTCCATTTCTACTTTAACAAAAGTGGGTGTTTCTTCCCCTCTATATTGATtagattgttgttgctgttgttcagGTAAGGGCTGTGATGATGAAATAGATGGTTGAGACGATGATTGATGTGTCAATTGTTGTGAGGACTGATGAGATGGTATATGAGAAGCAACAGGAGACTCCGCCGGCGAAGAGTGGGGACGGTTATCACGATCGTCAGTAACATGAGACTCCTGAGATGTTCTAAGAGGGGAAGGGCTTAACCGTTGGCTACCAGGGCTCTTTGgtcttggaggtggtggtggtggtgtgtgcagaCCACTCTGTGGTGGAGGGGGCGGTCTAACATCCTCCCTACCATCTTCACCTTCATCTCTGCGTTTTCTTTTCGATGGTGGGCTTCCATTGCCACCATCTCGTCTGGAAGGGTCAGACCGAGATGGCACCGACATGGCACCTTTCTTAGGAGGTTCATCGTCAGGTACTGCAAGGCCTTTAATTCTCAAATTTTCTGCTGCCTTAATTAAAGAAGCTAAGTCACTTTGTCGCACATTCACTTCACCAAGGTACATATAATCTAGCAAGGCCTCTAGGTCCTCACTTTTTATATCTTTTAACACTATAACAGGGCTCTTGCAAGCAGTCTTGTCAAACATGGCACAGAAGTAATCACTACACGTTGAAAGCACCAACTTGTGCACACTGTAGAATTTGCCATCACATGCCAGAGTGACATCCGTATACGCTTGCTGGAAAAGAAAGATTTTACTGTTAAGAGATAAAAAGAACCGATTTCAAATAAATTTCATACCGCTCCAAATATTAAATTCATGCTCATTTTCCTATTTACATGTGCTTCTGCAAATACATATTCATGTAAATCCATGTGGTGTTCTGCCTGTAACAAAAGCAAACACTGTTTTGTGTACATTGAAAGGACACCAGGTAAAGTCATTTGGTCCATGGAGAGTTGTGCTGTAATGTTGCCGACTCTCCTTATAGACATGATGAATTTGTTAATGTTTGTGTATTTCCTGCTTTATATCTGTTAAGGGACGGATTacgaaaatatgcaataaatgaaaactggttcaatttcaaacttttttgacgagttgtatataaAATTGGGTTcaactggtccaagtctcagcatcgtagcataaataggaagggagaaaaaaaatttgaattatgtgtcaaaattttccaaaatggtaaaaaattaacATGAAACACGTGTCAATTGAAATCATGCCTAtgactatcacaatagcatataataaagtattttaagctatcacaatagcatataataaagtattttaagctatcacattagcatataataaagtatttAACAATTGAGTTTTATGCCCAAAACAATTTTCAAacaaaaaaaatgattttttttctcgaatttttctcattttttatcagctgatttgcatgaaacttatacatctTACAGAATATAAGCCTTTCAGTAAGAGtgcaaattttggaggaaattggttgaaatCAACCACAGGTGGCAGAATGTTTGATCTTATTTATTGTCAAGTAACAAAATTAGCTCTCCTCTTTCATTTTTTTCAATTTAATGAAATTTACATCTTATATGTAGAGTTGACGTCTCTACAAACTTTATAAAACACTTTATTCCtatgttcatttattgattttataaatatttgcaaacatgaaatattggcataTATTTTTGGGGAACTTGGGACTTTGGACTTTTTGGGACTACttgcattagtaaaactaaaaatattttggataatcCTTTTTATAAAAATCCTTTAATATGTGCTAATAAGATAGacgagtgtcatagaaatgatttcatttgaaaaTTGTGGTTGCAGAGTATTATTGAATGTGTAAAATTCACTGAAAAAAAATCCCTTCCTTTCTGTTTAGGGTGCGATACTGAAACAGAACAGTTGCAGCCCTtcttatatacaactagtaaaaaaagTTTGGTTTATATTAAACATTTCAAAATAATGTAATAAACCCCTTTATCAAGGTGGTATAACTATTACAGTATTTACAAAGATTATTTCATTGATCTGTGATTAAACAGTACATGTAATTAATCTGCAAGTGACTAAAGAAATTATTCATTATAAAATTTATTCTATTTTGTcattcagtcttggaaattgaatctattattcattttatttctaacaagagaaatggacCATGTAGTCAAATTTGGTCTTTCCATTCCCTCCTCCCAAATTACAAAAACACTTGGCTGTAGCAGTTTTGATCAGTAAATGAGTTAAATATTTAAGTTTAACAAACAGAACTTTAATTTTTATAATAAGTAATAAAAGCTTCATATCAGTAGGAAGATGCTTTCTTGaaaaattttaaatataaattaatggaGCTATATTGCTCGTCATAAACCTTGCACTGTTCTGCAAAATctgaagtacagtactgtacttaaagTTTGAGTCGGTACAATGAGGCTTTCTTCATTTATTAATGGAAAGTTGGCAATAGTTAATAAAATTAACATGACAAAAACCACACCATTAAAAACTCCTATTGAAGATACTTATaacaaatatgaaaataaaaagtCATAGTAGAACACATTTTTAATAAAGCAACTTTGGTAGACCTGTAAACACAAtaccatacatatatacatacatacaacagAAAATTGAAGACATCTTACCTTGTCCCTGAGCACACCCAAAATGTGAAGAAACGTGGAACGATGATTGTTCCACTTTAAGGAAAGTAGCTCCTCCATGTTAACCTGAAAAAATAAAATGCTGAAACAAAGCACAATTTCAACAAAATACATCAATTGCTAAAGATAATGAAGTAAACACAAATTTACAAACCATCCCATCCTGCTGCTATTCTATCCTTAGGCAGAACAGTACCCTTACTTTAGATTTTATGAATCCATCATATGTGActaaagaataaaggtaactgcagaaggcctatttgcccatacgagAAAACACAAAACATAACATATTTAAGATCAATTCCTGGCTTTCTAAAAACAAACCATTCAAATATAACAAAGACACGATGACAAATCAAAAAAACCTCAGCTATAATGACAAAATTATATGAGGCTCTAGATCTATTGGCCTAAGGAAGGCAGCTCATAATtatacccactcactcactcatataCATACCTAACTTGTTTGGAacaatccaccaagcctgtacctACAGTAATACATTACCCAGTAATTTCTTCTATACAGTATATCAACAACCCCACTTACAAATCAGTATACACAATGTATACCAATGTATACCACCTCAGTGTATACAATGAAATCTCAATAACATGATGTATCTAAAAGAAGATCTTTGAAACAAGGCAGTGGAATTGTCAGTCCTGGATTACTCCAGGTGTAAGATGTGTAAAAGTAACAAACCAGAGTTGGCCCCAACTCTCAAGAAATTTGGAGGCACTCTACTCCAAAGATTTTCTCATTTACCAAGGTGTTTTCTGAATCTAAGATTGTTTAATTTGTGTTGAACTGTTCTGGGTGTTGAAATCAGagtttatatacagtatttagcaTCCTATTAATACAGTAGGGTTTATGTAATTCTAAGAATCACTGTTTTGTTAACCACTGAATTAGATACCACTGTTAAGATAAAATTATATTTCCTTTTGCAGAGGTAATTGAGGACAGCACACTAGGCCAGTATAACTACAGTATATAATTTTTGGCAGGCAAGAAAAAAAATCACTAATCAGCTGCCTCTTCAACCAGCCTAACTTCATCTTATGAGTGAATTAGccctgaaaataaacaaaaacatgTTTGATATGAAATGGTAGACTAATCTGACCTAAAGAATTGCATACACAAATATTATTCAGAAAAAAcactaagtaaaaaaaaaaattgtctgctATTGGACCTCATCTTCAAACTGATTAGCAGAGCACATTCCCTATGCCAAAGAGATCAGTCTCTCAATCTGGCAGTAATAAGAATGCAACACACAAATTATAAGGATTAAGCCAGcccaggaccttcaaccagtgaagcctcacaCCAGCCCAgggccttcaaccagtgaagcctcacaaGCCAGCgcaggaccttcaaccagtgaggcctcacaagccagcccaggaccttcaaccagtgaagcctcacaCCAGCccgggaccttcaaccagtgaggcctcacaagccagcccaggaccttcaaccagtgaagcctcacaaGCCAGCgcaggaccttcaaccagtgaagcctcacaaGCCAGCgcaggaccttcaaccagtgaggcctcacaagccagCCCagggccttcaaccagtgaggcctcacaagccagcccaggaccttcaaccagtgaggcctcacaagccagcccaggaccttcaaccagtgaagcctcacaaGCCAGCCCAgggccttcaaccagtgaagcctcacaaGCCAGCgcaggaccttcaaccagtgaggcctcacaagccagcccaggaccttcaaccagtgaagcctcacaaGCCAGCgcaggaccttcaaccagtgaagcctcacaaGCCAGCgcaggaccttcaaccagtgaggcctcacaagccagCCCAgggccttcaaccagtgaagcctcacaCCAGCCCAgggccttcaaccagtgaagcctcacaaGCCAGCgcaggaccttcaaccagtgaggcctcacaagccagcccaggaccttcaaccagtgaagcctcacaaGCCAGCgcaggaccttcaaccagtgaggcctcacaagccagcccaggaccttcaaccagtgaggccccaCAAGCCAGcccaggaccttcaaccagtgaggcctcacaagccagcccaggaccttcaaccagtgaggcctcacaagccagcccaggaccttcaaccagtaAAGCCTCACAAGCCAGCctgggaccttcaaccagtgaagcctcacaaGCCAGcccaggaccttcaaccagtaAAGCCTCACAAGCCAGCctgggaccttcaaccagtgaagcctcacaaGCCAGTccaggaccttcaaccagtaAAGCCTCACAAGCCAGCctgggaccttcaaccagtgaagcctcacaaGCCAGCctgggaccttcaaccagtgaagcctcacaaGCCAGCctgggaccttcaaccagtgaagcctcacaaGCCAGCctgggaccttcaaccagtgaagcctcacaaGCCAGcccaggaccttcaaccagtgaagcctcacaaGCCAGCccgggaccttcaaccagtgaagccagcccaggaccttcaaccagtgaagcatgccgaggaccttcaaccagtgaagccagcccaggaccttcaaccagtgaagcctcacaaGCCAGCccgggaccttcaaccagtgaagccagcccaggaccttcaaccagtgaagcacgccgaggaccttcaaccagtgaagccagcccaggaccttcaaccagtgaagcctcacaaGCCAGcccaggaccttcaaccagtaAAGCCTCACAAGCCAGcccaggaccttcaaccagtgaagcctcacaaGCCAAcccaggaccttcaaccagtgaagcctcacaaGCCAGCttgggaccttcaaccagtgaagcctcacaaGCCAGCCCAGGACCTTCAGCCAGTGAAGCCTCACAAGCAAGtaaaggaccttcaaccagtgaggcctcacaagccagcccaggaccttcaaccagtgaagcctcacaaGCCAGcccaggaccttcaaccagtgaagcctcacaaGCAAGTAAAGGACCtttaaccagtgaggcctcacaagccagcccaggaccttcaaccagtgaagcctcacaaGCCAGCCCAGGACCTTTAACCAGTAAAGCCTCACAAGCAAGtaaaggaccttcaaccagtgaggcctcacaagccaaCAAACAAATTTCCACCAGTGAAGCCTCACAAGCCAGcccaggaccttcaaccagtgaggcctcacaagccagcccaggaccttcaaccagtgaagcctcacaaGCCAGcccaggaccttcaaccagtgaagcctcacaaGCCAGcccaggaccttcaaccagtgaagcctcacaaGCCAGcccaggaccttcaaccagtgaggctttagCATTTCCATATAATTCGGATAAGCGAGATTATACGGTACATCATGCAGACTCACGGCATTGTGAACTGTTTGGAGAATATAATACAAGATAATACAATAACATGTTAACAAAATGTCACTTAGACAGCAGGTAGTTTGCATAAGGATTTTTGAAGCACATTGAAGTTACACTAAATgattacaacatacaaaataatgcATTTAAACAAGACTTCATAGGCAAACCTACGTTTATGCAAATACCTGTGCACCAAGTTACTGTAGCCCATACCAGTTGTgctttgtatttatatatttatatataacccaATTGCTGTTCAAGCACCTGGTTTCACACTTGAGTGCTGCTATTTAGAGCACTTTAGTCCTGAAATATTTGAAAGTTAAATATTTGTAAAGTGCTAAAATTAAATTAGTCCAACTTCCCTACAAATCAATCTATAACAATGCCCGCATAAGACTAAGATAATATACAGTACAATTGATTTTGAATGCACTGTAAACTCGCCCCTAAAGATTTATTATGTAGCATCTATTCAACCAATATTCCTATTAAACAAAGATTCCTCCTTCCGCCATCAATAGTTTACCATCAAATATTATCAACCAAATGAACAGCGTACCGGAAAAACATTTCCTATTTCGAAAATCATTATCAAAATAGTGGTTATCCCGGTAAATGTGAGCAAGGTAACGTCAGTGTTGAGAGGACCCCGAGGGAAGTCCGCCTGGCTCTTATGTCCACCACAATACAATCATAACTACACTACAACAATCATTATAACCACTACAATATATCAAGAAATATGCTCCATAAAGACTAATTGAGTAGTATAAGCGTCTAGAgtaggagagtgagggagtgtcagGCGGGCGTGAGGCGGCCCGTGTCGGGGGCGGTCCACCTCAGCCTCCACCCCCAAGCATCTACCATCATAAcacgcttctctctctctacgtTACAAGTTCCCCGCATCATTAACAGCATCGCGACAGCTACAAGACAAGTCTTACAATACCTGACAACAAAAGAGTCGCGCGGGAGACCTAGAAATGGCTAAAAACTAACCTTCTAGGACTAGACGCTGGACTCCATCACATGGACACTTCGGCCATTTTCTTCCCCGCTCCCGCTCGCGTCGCCGCCGGTGTTGCCAACCCCGGCCGCCCGCTCGCTCATTCCGCTACATTACTATTTTCTCCTCTCTTACCTTCAATACTATACAATTACGATAATGAATAAGTCAAGTAAAACAGTTTCAAGATATTCAAGTTATATATAATGCTAAAATGTCTGCGTTACACAGATCGGAAAAGAAATTGCTCCATAATTGAAGGTGAATGAACGTTCATTCAAAATTATATTGATCCGGAAGGCGAAAATGGAGGAACAACTGAGAGTTCACTGGCTACTATAATATGTTTGGGGAACATAAGCCACTCTTTGTATTACATGTTCAGTCACATAATCTGATAACATGCTGCAGAAGAAACCTTTACCCGGCATCATATGTCATATGCCAAGTTCCTCATTTGGAAATTTCTGGAGCCGGTCTTTGTGTTGAATGTAGGATTGAACAGTGGAAGAATACAAAAATTTTGAAGAAGCCAATCCTCCAGTTGTCACGTTACAAAAATTttatactaaattgcccgaatctAACCTAATCGAGAACCCACGcaaagaaaacttttttttttttagctactATGATATGGTGAACCCCAGGGAACAACACACCCCGCTTTTCACATGCGatatggcctgggttcgtatcctggccggggaggattgactatcttcttgaggttatgttgagaagatttcggggcttagcgtcccagtggcccggtcctcgaccaggcctcctttctagacaaactgaaggaatggtccaacaaatggctactaaagttcaacccaagtaaatgtaaggtactgAAACTAGGAGgctagacactggataccgaatgggagatgaagtccttcacgaaacggacagagaaagatctaggagttgatatcacgccaaacctgtctcctgaagctcacatgaaaagaataacatcagcggcctatgcaaggctggctaacatcacaactattttcagaaacctgtgtaaggaatccttcagaaccttgtataccacatatgtaaggccaatcctggagtatgcagccccagcatggagcctgtaccttgtcaagcacaagacgaagctggaaaaaggttagaggtatgccactaggctagtcccagaactaagaggcatgagttatgaggaaaggctacgtgaactgcacctcacgtcgctggaagacagaagagttcgagGAGACATgagcaccacatacaaaattctcaggcgaattgacaaggtggacaaagatgGATTATATAACACGAGTGGTAcactcacaaggggacacaggtgaaagcggagttcccaaatgagccacagagacattagaaagaactttttcagtgccagagtagttagtaaatggaatgcactaggaagtgacgtggtggaggctgactccatacacagtttcaaatgtagatatgatagagtccagtaggctcaggaatctgtacaccagttgattgacagctgagaggcaggaccaaagagctttGGCTCAACCGGCCGGCCGGTTGAGTTGGGCTCAAGGGTCTGGGTACCTCATTTTCGATTCAGATGTCCACTCCACCACACGCTTGTGTGGTGGAGTGCATCCCTGCCTGCTGGtgccccccatcccccccgtcgGGATGGACCCAGCGGTCTACGGACTTCATGCATCGATTTTACCAAAGATTTCTAATTACCACCCTTAATTCAATTTAATGTGAAAGTACATTGTTGGATGAAGAATTTATTTTGCCACCATGCCTGAGTTTCCTTATGCTAACGCCCCCATTTCCACAGAATCGTCAAGGCGGGGACACCCCTGCCCTCTGGGACAAGGAAGAGAGTGCGACCCACGGCTACGCGGGGATGCAGCGTGCCGGGGCGTGAAAAACAACATGCGCGCCCGTGTCGATGGACGCATGTTGAGTTGGACTCctcggttgttgttgttgttttagattcagctactcagaacaataagttccagtagcacggggtatggtgagcccgtaagtggaggctctttggagccattatctgtatcagtggccgatactagagatctggcgatggatgggggtcttcatgatggtttttagcctggagggctggctataccagttatggagttgGTGggattagtgtagacctctaggttttccgttttttctttgtcggcgtctttggctgagcagtgctgtcgttggagttagGCGACGTGGCCTACATGAGGatgtcttgaaccgtgtaggtgtcgtatttgtgatgcggcggtggagctcatactatgatttcctcgtctgaggagtccgtaacctccgttgtgggcgtttttgtctttcgcctcgcagactTAGGTAGCTTTAGGTGACGTtaattggtggttgtagctatttcaggagcgctggtggtgctgttatcgtttgtagacaacaagtctgctagcgcggctgctgagatagtgatggtaggagtgttgggagctggtgaaggaattacctctgtttgtgtcgcccgggtcatgggcggttctggagtcggtgttgaagttgaccacctggtcgtcctggtggtagtctccggagtggtagaggaggcagtgagatttacgctagtggctatgatgggggccaggccattgtctatgtataatgcgtttagttcactgacaaagcgctggttgtctggtcctgcaagcctttccgctaatctaataagaccagggataatgccagcaCGTGATGCAGGGCATCAGTTATGAAGCGAAGGAGTGaagtgaaggagcctgtgggacccaatgagaaggctgtgtcgcctgctgggaggagccacatgttggtaagactggaaagtcttctggtcgattagtgagagctaaggtggtatgttgaacgcttggggctctggtcgaggaggtagaagggttgtttctcttggcttcaacctgggccttgatgctttcctgtctgcgggggcagcggtaggaaattgcgaggtgattgccatcacagagcaagcagtgatggactgttgccttgcatatggagtagtgatggtccagtgcgcacaagCTACACCTCTGGACAGGGTCCTGACACTtattggtcgggtgggagagctcgtagcacttaaagcactgctggatctcatggtatcgttcctttcttatttggtggggtggtatttttaggccgaagcagtagaatccttgtgtggtagcctgggtggccgcagctatggtggtgaacgtaatcttccttgatgttttgtcggtgttgcagaactctaggttgaataccgacaggtttggattttcgtcctcgatattgtccatgatatgatgttgaagtcggtcagcgatccactggctggtcctgctggtaaaaacagttcttctggCCAGGAActaacgtgggaagtgaggatgtaggtggtgttctttgcgaagaatggcatcgttagtgacgagtttttctagctcctcttcacatgaaaagaagagcacgatatcttcaccttcctgactaatgtcagcgggttcgaggccagttacgtccttcaggaccttcaaAGTATTGCTTCTCCCGATGAGCctgaccgtcaagtggagtcgctctgaccttaagaagtttgggtcgcattgtgaccacactgctccttgtgatgtgttggcgggagatgtctcccctgtCTGGCTGGATTCCTCGGTCTCGGTATCTCAATTCATGAGTCTGATGTCCTCAGAGGTCCTCTCTGATATCCTCTGACTCCGATGTCCTCTCCACCACACGCATGTACGATGGAATGCGCCCTGCcggtgccttccccccccccttccccccgtcgGGATGGACTCGGTGGTCTACGGTCTGCTTATATACTTTGTATATACACGtggtagcctcggctaccatcgtcttttgtatGGTAACTgacggtcgagcggttaaggtaccgtgtacaccagttgcattgtgctcctggctgtctgggttcaagtcacttctgggatgtggagttttcattcgcatgtatgcttggggaccattca
The DNA window shown above is from Procambarus clarkii isolate CNS0578487 chromosome 82, FALCON_Pclarkii_2.0, whole genome shotgun sequence and carries:
- the LOC123764392 gene encoding broad-complex core protein isoforms 1/2/3/4/5 isoform X12; this encodes MIFEIGNVFPVNMEELLSLKWNNHRSTFLHILGVLRDKQAYTDVTLACDGKFYSVHKLVLSTCSDYFCAMFDKTACKSPVIVLKDIKSEDLEALLDYMYLGEVNVRQSDLASLIKAAENLRIKGLAVPDDEPPKKGAMSVPSRSDPSRRDGGNGSPPSKRKRRDEGEDGREDVRPPPPPQSGLHTPPPPPPRPKSPGSQRLSPSPLRTSQESHVTDDRDNRPHSSPAESPVASHIPSHQSSQQLTHQSSSQPSISSSQPLPEQQQQQSNQYRGEETPTFVKVEMEEDDTGDVNRDSYNMSGDGYKEEDSGGDLGGDLSNDLPEFLQQAASSALAGTSASYHHAFAGPSGFQPDVSGWQGDSQSLPGSFSGLGFQPSTQDNPPGGSGGVVAAAMAMVMCCVCGRVFRGRNRHQNLSTHMRIHTGETPFPCPHCPYRAKRKAHLQMHLERIHSPRPAASTWRDNHPPSAHHLTPPHLPASLSLAPPHSPPSNPDPQLPPSTSPQQPKP
- the LOC123764392 gene encoding protein tramtrack, beta isoform isoform X9, coding for MEELLSLKWNNHRSTFLHILGVLRDKQAYTDVTLACDGKFYSVHKLVLSTCSDYFCAMFDKTACKSPVIVLKDIKSEDLEALLDYMYLGEVNVRQSDLASLIKAAENLRIKGLAVPDDEPPKKGAMSVPSRSDPSRRDGGNGSPPSKRKRRDEGEDGREDVRPPPPPQSGLHTPPPPPPRPKSPGSQRLSPSPLRTSQESHVTDDRDNRPHSSPAESPVASHIPSHQSSQQLTHQSSSQPSISSSQPLPEQQQQQSNQYRGEETPTFVKVEMEEDDTGDVNRDSYNMSGDGYKEEDSGGDLGGDLSNDLPEFLQQAASSALAGTSASYHHAFAGPSGFQPDVSGWQGDSQSLPGSFSGLGFQPSTQDNPPGVASRNPRPRGHSHLSTSEVAIARALLTIPDQSTTYSPATPFNTSTLPTHSVSKISLQSSSGVNSCSVASATLGTLDASVSVLRGSSCPECGKMFRGDYHKYNLKKHLTIHAGLRPYPCPVCNMAFNQKVSMKRHFASVHKVFEPVKPAD
- the LOC123764392 gene encoding protein tramtrack, beta isoform isoform X7 produces the protein MIFEIGNVFPVNMEELLSLKWNNHRSTFLHILGVLRDKQAYTDVTLACDGKFYSVHKLVLSTCSDYFCAMFDKTACKSPVIVLKDIKSEDLEALLDYMYLGEVNVRQSDLASLIKAAENLRIKGLAVPDDEPPKKGAMSVPSRSDPSRRDGGNGSPPSKRKRRDEGEDGREDVRPPPPPQSGLHTPPPPPPRPKSPGSQRLSPSPLRTSQESHVTDDRDNRPHSSPAESPVASHIPSHQSSQQLTHQSSSQPSISSSQPLPEQQQQQSNQYRGEETPTFVKVEMEEDDTGDVNRDSYNMSGDGYKEEDSGGDLGGDLSNDLPEFLQQAASSALAGTSASYHHAFAGPSGFQPDVSGWQGDSQSLPGSFSGLGFQPSTQDNPPGVASRNPRPRGHSHLSTSEVAIARALLTIPDQSTTYSPATPFNTSTLPTHSVSKISLQSSSGVNSCSVASATLGTLDASVSVLRGSSCPECGKMFRGDYHKYNLKKHLTIHAGLRPYPCPVCNMAFNQKVSMKRHFASVHKVFEPVKPAD
- the LOC123764392 gene encoding protein abrupt isoform X18 gives rise to the protein MIFEIGNVFPVNMEELLSLKWNNHRSTFLHILGVLRDKQAYTDVTLACDGKFYSVHKLVLSTCSDYFCAMFDKTACKSPVIVLKDIKSEDLEALLDYMYLGEVNVRQSDLASLIKAAENLRIKGLAVPDDEPPKKGAMSVPSRSDPSRRDGGNGSPPSKRKRRDEGEDGREDVRPPPPPQSGLHTPPPPPPRPKSPGSQRLSPSPLRTSQESHVTDDRDNRPHSSPAESPVASHIPSHQSSQQLTHQSSSQPSISSSQPLPEQQQQQSNQYRGEETPTFVKVEMEEDDTGDVNRDSYNMSGDGYKEEDSGGDLGGDLSNDLPEFLQQAASSALAGTSASYHHAFAGPSGFQPDVSGWQGDSQSLPGSFSGLGFQPSTQDNPPGGAGGMSSSDDSLVAPTAPLCRACGRHFTCRASLRRHLWIHTGVKPHTCHHCSFSCNRRSNLERHVKRHHSPVVSEQPPESQHNNHTTAAI